CCTCTATAACCTCGCCCATTTCCGCGACCGCGGGCTGGTCAAGGGGCCGCTGTTCGTCCAGACCGTGTTCGGCCTGCTGGGCGGCATCGGGCCTCACCCCGAGGACGTGCTCCACATGAAGCGTACGGCGGACCGGCTGTTCGGCAATGAGTACCGCTGGTCGGTGCTGGGCGCCGGGCGCAACCAGATGCCGATCGCCGCCATGGCCGCCGCCATGGGCGCCAATGTCCGGGTCGGGCTGGAGGACAGCCTGTGGGACGGTCCGGGCAAGCTGGCCGAGAGCAACGCCGCCCAGGTCCGCCGCGTGCGCGGCATCCTGGAGGGGCTGGGGCTTGAGGTCGCGACCGCCGCCGAGGCGCGCGAGATCCTGGCGCTCAAGGGCGGCGACCAGGTCGGTTTCTGAGCATCCGGCCCGCAGGAAGATCCCGCGGCAAGATCCCGCAGGAAAATCCCAAAGAAAATAAGGAGAAATCCATGAGGATCGAAGTGGTGGCCGACGTCAAGACGACGCTCGGCGAGGGACCGTTGTGGGACGTGGAGGAACAGCGGCTCTACTGGATCGACAGCATGGACGGGCGCGTCTTCCGCTGCACCGGGGACGGGCGGGAAGTCCGCTGCTGGGACGTGCCGCAGAAGATCGGTTCCATGTGCCTGCGTCGGGGCGGCGGGGCGGTGGTCTCGCTCCAGCGCGGGTTCCATTTCCTGGACTTCAAGACCGGCGAGGTCGAGCTGATCCATGATCCGGAGCCCGACCGTCCGCAGAACCGGCTGAACGACGGCAAGGTGGACCGCCAGGGCCGTTTCGTCGCGGGGTCGATGGACACCATGGAGGAAGGACCGAACGCCAACCTCTATCGTCTCGACCCGGACCTGAAGGTCCACAAGCTGGACACCGGCATCATCGTCAGCAACGGGCCGTGCTGGAGCCCGGACGGCCGCACCTTCTACTTCACCGACACCTGGTCGGAGGAGATCCGGGCCTACGACTACGACACCGAGACCGGGGCCGTGTCCAACCGGCGCAGCTTCACCTCGTTCAAGGGCCGCGACGGCGGGCCGGACGGCGCCACGGTCGATGCCGAGGGATATGTCTGGTCGGCGCTGGTCTATGGCGGCAAGCTGCTGCGCTTCGCCCCCGACGGCTCGCTGGACCGCGAGATCGACATGCCGGTCAAGAAGGTGACCAGCGTGATGTTCGGGGGGCCGGACCTGGACATCCTGTACGTCACGTCCATGTCCAAGCCGCCGCTCCCGCGCTTCCCCCACGACCCGCAGCTCCGCGGCGCGCTGTTCGCGATCCACGACCTCGGCATCCGCGGCCTGCCCGAGGCGCGGTTCGCGGGCTGAGCGGGGGGCGGTGCCTTCCGGCGGGCGGAACGCGACGGCGCACCCGTCCCGCCCACCGGCGGGCGCCGCCGTCGTTACGTCCGCTCGGGAGGACGCCCGCAGGATCCGCGGATGACCAGCTCGGTCGGCAGCATCATCTGCCGTCCGGGACCGCTGTGCCGGCCGTTGATCCGGTCCAGCAGCAATTCCGCCGAGGCCTTGCCCCAGGCGGGGATGTCCCACCGGATCGCCGTCGTGGGAGGCGACGTCAGCAAGGCCAGGTCGGAGTCGCACCCAGCGATGATCGAGAGATCCTCAGGGATCCGCAACCCCCGGATCGTCACCGCCTTGAGGACGCCGACCAGCAGGGACATGCCGCCGGCGATGATGGCGGTCGGGCGCTCCGGACCGTCCAGCATGAAGGAGACGTCGCGGAAGCAGTGTTCGGCGACGAAGCTGTCGGTCCGGACCATCCGCTCGTCGAGCGGGATGCCATGGGCCGCCAACCCTTCCCGGTAGCCCGCAAGCCGCTCGCGCGCGGGACGCATGAACGGCTTGCCGGTCAGCAGGGCGATCCGGCGGTGCCCGAAGGAGGCGAGATGATCGACCGCCGCGCGGATGCCCCGCCGATGGTCGATGACGACGGTATCGGCCAAGCCCCCAACGTCGCGGTCGATCAGCACCACCGGCGCATTGACCCGGGCGATCGCCTCTTCCAGTTCCGGCACGGCCTCGGCGCTTTTGGTCAGCAGCAGGCCGTCGATGCGGCGCTTGGCGAAGGTCCTCAGGAGTTCCGCCTCGTAATGGGGATCGTCGCCGGTGTTGGTCAGGATCAGGGTATAGCCGGCGTCCCGGATGATCCGCTCGGCCGACCAGACGAAGGATGCGAACTCGGGAATGGAAATGTCGCGGATCGCGCAGGCGATCGTCCGCGACGAGCGGGTCCGCATCGCCTGCGCGGCCGGGTTGGGTTCGTATCCGAGCCGCTTTATCGCGCTGCGGACCCGCTCGCGGAGATCCTCGCTGACCGACCTGTGTCCGTGCATCACCCGGGAGACGGTGGCGATGCCGACGCCCGCCTCCCGCGCGATCTGCTTGATCGTGACGGCGCTGGCGATGTCAGGGACGGTCTCGTCAGGATCGGCCCGACCGGGGCCGGGAGGTAAGGTGCGGATCAATCTGGGCGCCACGTTCATGAGGTTTTCCGGCACGGAGTTTTCCGGAGGTCAGGTCGTCGGGGAAGTGTAAAGCAAACCGTCCGGCCAACGACCGCCTCCATGATTCCTATCCCAGCAGCAGGTTCGGCAGCCATAGGGAAAGCTGCGGGAAGGCCATTATGACGATCAGCAGGACCAGCAGCAGGATCGCGAAAGGCGTGATCCCGCGGATGACCTCCGCAAGGGGAGCCTTCGTTATCGAGGACAGGATGAAGAGATTGAGGCCGACGGGAGGCGTCAGGAGCGCAAGTTCCATGTTGATCACGATGATCATGCCGAAATGGATCGGATCGATACCGAACGTGTCCAGCATGGGCAGCAGGACGGGCAAGGCGATCAGCAGGACCGAGAACACTTCCAGGAACATGCCGAGCAGGAACAGCAGCAGGTTCACCAGCACCAGGAAGTGCCAGGGCTGAAGGTCCCACTCCATCATCCGCGCGGCCACGGCGGCAGCCATGCCGCTTTCCGTCACATAGTGCCCGAAGGCCAGGGCCATCACGATGATGATCATGATCGCGGCGGAATTGCGGGCGGCCTGGGCCAGCAGCGGCAGGACGTCGGACGGACCGATGCTCCGGTAGAAGCCCATGCTGATGGCGATCGCCGCCACGGCGGACAGCGCCGCCGCCTCGGTGACCGTCGTGAAGCCGCCGTAGATGCCCCCCAGCACGATCGCCGGCATCGCGAACGCCGGGAGGGCCCGCAGGTTCTTGCGCCGGAAGTCGCCCGCCGGGATTCGCTCGACCTTTGGGTAGCCCCTGCGATGGCTGTAGTAGAGCACCCAGGCGCCGATCAGCGCCGCCTGGAGGATGCCCGGCACGATGCCGGCCAGGAAAAGTCGGGGCACCGACTCATCCGCCAGGACGCCGTAGACCACCATGGCGAGGCTGGGAGGGATCAGGATCCCCAGCGTGCCCGAGGCGCCGACGACCCCCGCCGCGAAATGCCGGTCGTAGTTGAGCATCATCATGCTCGGGACCAGGATCGTGCCCATCGCCATGGCCGTGGCGACGCTGGATCCGCACATCGCCGCGAAGATCGAGCAGGCTAGCACGCAGACGATGCCCAGCCCTCCCCTGACCCTGCCGACCCATGTCGAGGTCGCCTCGATCAAGGCCGAGGCGATGCCGCCCCGCTCCATGAACACGGCGGCGGCCACGAAGAACGGGACCGCCAGCAGCGTCTGGGAATTGAGTTCATCGACGATCTTCTGGGCGACGCTGACCATAGGCGTGCCGGTCATCGCCAGCAGGAAGAAGGCGGTCACGCCCAGCACCAAGTAGATCGGGAAGCCCAGCACGAGCATTCCGCCGAACATCGCGATGCCGCCCATCAGGAAACCTCCCCGTCGGTCGCAGCGGACCGGCCGGCGAGCAGGCTCGCCAGGACGATCAGGTGCCGGACGGCCATCGAGAGGGCCGCCAGCGGCAGCGCCGCATAATAGATCCAGAGTGGAAACCGCAGGTTCGTCGGCGACAGGTCGCCGAAATCCCAGGCTTCGTAAGTAACCTGCCCGGCG
This Skermanella mucosa DNA region includes the following protein-coding sequences:
- a CDS encoding SMP-30/gluconolactonase/LRE family protein, encoding MRIEVVADVKTTLGEGPLWDVEEQRLYWIDSMDGRVFRCTGDGREVRCWDVPQKIGSMCLRRGGGAVVSLQRGFHFLDFKTGEVELIHDPEPDRPQNRLNDGKVDRQGRFVAGSMDTMEEGPNANLYRLDPDLKVHKLDTGIIVSNGPCWSPDGRTFYFTDTWSEEIRAYDYDTETGAVSNRRSFTSFKGRDGGPDGATVDAEGYVWSALVYGGKLLRFAPDGSLDREIDMPVKKVTSVMFGGPDLDILYVTSMSKPPLPRFPHDPQLRGALFAIHDLGIRGLPEARFAG
- a CDS encoding TRAP transporter large permease; this translates as MGGIAMFGGMLVLGFPIYLVLGVTAFFLLAMTGTPMVSVAQKIVDELNSQTLLAVPFFVAAAVFMERGGIASALIEATSTWVGRVRGGLGIVCVLACSIFAAMCGSSVATAMAMGTILVPSMMMLNYDRHFAAGVVGASGTLGILIPPSLAMVVYGVLADESVPRLFLAGIVPGILQAALIGAWVLYYSHRRGYPKVERIPAGDFRRKNLRALPAFAMPAIVLGGIYGGFTTVTEAAALSAVAAIAISMGFYRSIGPSDVLPLLAQAARNSAAIMIIIVMALAFGHYVTESGMAAAVAARMMEWDLQPWHFLVLVNLLLFLLGMFLEVFSVLLIALPVLLPMLDTFGIDPIHFGMIIVINMELALLTPPVGLNLFILSSITKAPLAEVIRGITPFAILLLVLLIVIMAFPQLSLWLPNLLLG
- a CDS encoding LacI family DNA-binding transcriptional regulator; this encodes MPENLMNVAPRLIRTLPPGPGRADPDETVPDIASAVTIKQIAREAGVGIATVSRVMHGHRSVSEDLRERVRSAIKRLGYEPNPAAQAMRTRSSRTIACAIRDISIPEFASFVWSAERIIRDAGYTLILTNTGDDPHYEAELLRTFAKRRIDGLLLTKSAEAVPELEEAIARVNAPVVLIDRDVGGLADTVVIDHRRGIRAAVDHLASFGHRRIALLTGKPFMRPARERLAGYREGLAAHGIPLDERMVRTDSFVAEHCFRDVSFMLDGPERPTAIIAGGMSLLVGVLKAVTIRGLRIPEDLSIIAGCDSDLALLTSPPTTAIRWDIPAWGKASAELLLDRINGRHSGPGRQMMLPTELVIRGSCGRPPERT